CCATCATGCCGTCCACCGTCGCCTTGATCAGTTCGATCGGGGTCAGCATGTTGGCGTCGATCGCCTTGATCCAGTCGTCGCGGGTCCAGTTGCGGAAGTCGCCGGGCGGCGGGCCGCCGGCGTTGTTGATCAGGATATCCGGATCGGGGCAGGCTTTCAGCGCGGCCGCGCGGCCGTCCGGCGTGGTGATGTCGCCAGCCACCTCGGTGACGGTGACGCCGGGGTTGGCTTTGCGGATTTCATCGGCGGTCTTTTTCAGCGCTTCGGCGCCGCGCGCCGTCAGCGTTACGTGCACGCCCTCGTTGGCCAGCGCCATTGCGCAGGCACGCCCGAGTCCCTTGCTGGATGCGCACACGATGGCGCGGCGGCCTTTGATTCCAAGATCCACAGTTTCACTCCCGTTATGTCAGGTGATTTTTTGAAGTCCGATGGGGGCACTGTAACCAAGTCAGGCATCCCTGATAAGTGCCTGCGCGCTCACCGAAACGCATATCAGTAAGGCTATTATATCTGCTGGTTTCGCTTCAGCCGATCGAGGGTGGCGGCGACATTCGGCGGTAGCGATTTGACGCCTTTTTGTCCGGCCGCCGAGAGCCATGGCCGCAGGTGCGAGCCGGTCAACCAGGGTGGCTGAAGCCGCGGCGGCAGCATCTGGTCGACGACCAGAACGACGGTAACCGCGATCAGGCCGACGCGCACTGCGCCCAGCACGGCGCCACAGAGCCGGTCCACGATGCCGGCTTGCGTTCCGGTGGCCTCGTCGACCGCCACCCGCGCCAGCTTTCCGAGCGCCATGCCGGCGAACAGAAAGATGCCGAAGAACACCAACCCGTTCTGCCCCAGCACGGAGGCGAGATTGCCGCTCGCGGACGGCGACAGCGCGGACATCGCCCACATCGCGATCGGCGCTGCCACCAGATAAGCGAGGATCGTGACCGCGCTGCGCACCAGTCCGGTGTTGAAGCCGGTGACGATGGCGAACACCAGGCCGACACAGACGATGCCATCGAAACTGTTCATGGCGAAACTCTCCGCCGGCTCCAGTACGATGGTTGTATCAAGGAACCGGGTTCGCGATTGCTAAAATCGTCTGTATCCGCGTCATTGCGAGCGAAGCGAAGCAATCCATGCTTCCGCCGCAACATGGATCGCTTCGTCGTGGAGCCTGTCATCGGGCGCGCATTCGCGCGACCCGGTGGCTCCCTTGCACAAACGCTTTGCGTTTGTTGCAGGCAATGACGGGCGCGGCTTACCCCGCCCGCATCTCGGCCTTGATCATGTCGGCGGCCTTCTCGCCGATCATGATGGTCGGCGCGTTGGTGTTGCCGCCGATCAGGGTCGGCATCACGGAGGCATCGACCACGCGCAGGCCTTCGAGGCCGTACACTTTCAGCTTGGGATCGACCACCGCCATCGGGTCGTTGACGCCCATCTTGCAGGAGCCGACCGGGTGATAGACGGTATCGACGCGCTGGCGCAGCAGCTTTCGGATGTCGTCGTCGGTGTGCACGCCTTCGGTGTACATTTCCTTTTTCTGCAGCGCCTTCAGCGCCGGGGTCTCCATCAGCCGCCGCGTGGTCTTGAAGCCCGCGACCATGGTCTCCAGATCCGCCTCGTCGCCGAAGAAATTCGGATCGATCAAGGGCGCAGCGAACGGATCGGCGCTGCCGAGCGCGACGGTGCCGCGGCTCTTCGGCCGCAGCAGGCAGACGTGGCAGGTGAAGCCGGTGCCGCGATGGCGCTTGCGGCCGTGATCGTCGGCCATCGCCATGCCGAAATGCAGCTGGATGTCGGGGATGTCGAGGTCGGGGCGAGTCTTGAGGAAGCCGCCGCATTCGGCGAAGTTCGACGTCATCGGCCCGCGGCGTTCGCGCCGATACTGGCCGACGGCACGTAGCAGCCGCGGTATGGCCTTGAGCGAGAGGCCGTTGAAGTTCGGATTGTCGGACATGTAGCCGAACACGAAATCCGGATGGTCCTGCAGGTTTTGTCCGACACCCGGCAGATGATGTACGCTCGCAATGCCGTGCTTGCCGAGCGCAGCAGCATCGCCGACGCCGGACAATTGCAGCAGTTGCGGGGTCTGGAACGCGCCGGAAGCTACGATCACCTCGCGCCGCGCGCGGATATGCTTCAGCTCTTTGCCCTGGCGGTATTCGACGCCGACGGCGCGCTTGCCCTCGAACAGGATGCGGGTCGCATGCGCGCCGGTCTCGACCCGCAGATTGGCACGGTTATTCATGTGCGGATGGATATAGGCGCGCGCCGCGCTGCAGCGCTCGCCGTTCCGCTGCGTCACCTGGTAGATGCCGAGCCCTTCGTGTTCGTCGGCATTGAAATCCTCGCGAAGGCGAAACTGTCCTTCCTGCGCCGCCTGCAGGAAGATCTGCTGCACCGGATTGTCGGTGCGCAGCTTGTTGACGGAGAGCGGACCGTCCTTGCCGTGATACTCGCCGCCGAAATCGGCGTTGTTTTCCGAGCGCTTGAAATAGGGCAGCACGTCGCTGAACGACCAGCCGGTGTTGCCGAGCGAGGCCCATTGATCGTAGTCCGCACGGTGGCCGCGGATATAGACCATCGCGTTGATCGCCGACGAACCGCCGAGCCCCTTGCCGCGCGGCTGATAGCCGATGCGGCCGTTGAGGCCCTTCTGCGGGACGGTGTTGAAAGCCCAGTTGTTGACGTTGCCGGCGACCATCAGCACCAGCGCGAACGGCGTCGTCACCACCCAGTTGTCGTTCTTGCCGCCGGCATCCAGCAGCGCCACCGAGGTCCGCGGATCCTCCGACAGCCGTCCCGCCACCGCGCAACCGCCGGAGCCGCCGCCCACCACCACGAAATCGTATGTATCCGTCACGCGTATTTCCCCCAGTTGTTCTTGTTCGTCATTCCGAGGCGATGCGTAGCATCGAACCCGGAATCCCGAGGCTTCTCGGTCGTTATTCGCCCCAAAACTCCGCTTTTGCGGGGTTTATGGCAAGGCCGGTTCCAAACGGTGGTTTTGCCGCGTTTTCGGCGTCACAAAAACCTCAAAAACCGAGGCATTGGGCCTTTCCAAAGCAGGTGCACGTTGATACATACCCCTCGCACCCGATGGCTTTGCCCGGGTTGCCTTCTCAGGAAGCCTCCGGTCGGGACGATCGACGCCCAAAGCGTTGGCCGCTTTCGCTTCGGATCAGTTTTTCGAAAG
The Bradyrhizobium sp. KBS0727 genome window above contains:
- a CDS encoding GMC family oxidoreductase, producing the protein MTDTYDFVVVGGGSGGCAVAGRLSEDPRTSVALLDAGGKNDNWVVTTPFALVLMVAGNVNNWAFNTVPQKGLNGRIGYQPRGKGLGGSSAINAMVYIRGHRADYDQWASLGNTGWSFSDVLPYFKRSENNADFGGEYHGKDGPLSVNKLRTDNPVQQIFLQAAQEGQFRLREDFNADEHEGLGIYQVTQRNGERCSAARAYIHPHMNNRANLRVETGAHATRILFEGKRAVGVEYRQGKELKHIRARREVIVASGAFQTPQLLQLSGVGDAAALGKHGIASVHHLPGVGQNLQDHPDFVFGYMSDNPNFNGLSLKAIPRLLRAVGQYRRERRGPMTSNFAECGGFLKTRPDLDIPDIQLHFGMAMADDHGRKRHRGTGFTCHVCLLRPKSRGTVALGSADPFAAPLIDPNFFGDEADLETMVAGFKTTRRLMETPALKALQKKEMYTEGVHTDDDIRKLLRQRVDTVYHPVGSCKMGVNDPMAVVDPKLKVYGLEGLRVVDASVMPTLIGGNTNAPTIMIGEKAADMIKAEMRAG
- a CDS encoding CvpA family protein codes for the protein MNSFDGIVCVGLVFAIVTGFNTGLVRSAVTILAYLVAAPIAMWAMSALSPSASGNLASVLGQNGLVFFGIFLFAGMALGKLARVAVDEATGTQAGIVDRLCGAVLGAVRVGLIAVTVVLVVDQMLPPRLQPPWLTGSHLRPWLSAAGQKGVKSLPPNVAATLDRLKRNQQI